A single Thiohalobacter thiocyanaticus DNA region contains:
- a CDS encoding Fur family transcriptional regulator, whose amino-acid sequence METTVHKPLDARQVMGLLTQHDIQPTQQRVQIARVLFARDQHLSADDVLRMVNQDTARVSKATVYNTLGLFASKGLVREVIVDPSRVFYDPNTEPHYHFYNVDTGSLTDIDPRECSLTRLPAPPPGTVTDGVDIIIRVRNGD is encoded by the coding sequence ATGGAAACAACCGTCCACAAGCCGCTGGATGCCAGGCAGGTCATGGGCCTGCTGACGCAGCATGATATCCAGCCCACCCAGCAGCGGGTGCAGATCGCGCGCGTCCTGTTCGCACGGGACCAGCACCTGTCGGCCGATGATGTGCTGCGGATGGTCAACCAGGATACCGCCCGCGTCTCCAAGGCCACCGTCTACAACACCCTCGGCCTGTTCGCGAGCAAGGGGCTGGTACGGGAGGTCATCGTCGATCCCAGCCGGGTTTTCTACGATCCCAACACCGAACCTCACTACCACTTCTACAATGTCGATACCGGCAGCCTGACCGACATCGATCCCCGTGAATGCAGCCTGACGCGCCTGCCGGCCCCGCCCCCGGGGACGGTCACCGACGGCGTCGATATCATCATCCGGGTCCGCAACGGCGACTGA